The segment AGGCCGGCAAAGTAGCGTTTCATGAATTCAGTATTAAGCAATAAGTGCTGGTTGCTGAGTGTTGAGTCCACAGTCCCCTGAGTGAATCAGACTAACCGAGTGATTAAGCCTTCACTTAAATACTTGTGCGGGCAGTCTGTGAAGAAATCACAGGCTGTGCTAACGCTTACTGCCCCATTTTCACTCAGCCAGAGTTCAGAGCGCGTCAAGACATCCGATCAAATCGGTCAACCCGCATCAGGAGTCGAATCAAAGTCACAGCTAGCACGGTTGCAACCAGAGCCACAACCAGCGCCAACCAGACATAATTATTCACTAATAAAATCGTAGCCGACAAGGTGAAAGCACCGATCAGCAACGCATAGTTCGTTGCCAAATGCATACTGCTCAGCCGGCGGATGGCCCGGTCTGTTTCAGTTGAGCGGACGCGAATGCGGAGATCCCCCCGCTCTAGCTTTTCAATCGTATCGTCAATTCGACCCGGCAAACCCAAGGCCGTGCTACTCACCTGAGCTGCTTGACGCCCCAGTTCATCGAGAAAGCTACTGCGATCTGAGGAATTGCCATTCGTCATAATTTGCATTGCAAAAGGCTTTGCAACCTCCATAAAATTAAAATCTGGGTCAAGTCCCTTCCCCACCCCCTCTAAAGTGGAAAAAGCCCGCATCACAAAGGTAAAGGTAGCCGGAAAGCGGAAAGGCTGATCGTAGGCAATCTCGTACAAATCATCAGTAATGTCTGCCACCGACTGATTTTCAAAGGGCTGATCCATAAAGTGATCCAGCATATACTGGATCGACCGGCGCACCGGACCCATGTCATCCATCGGGGATAAAGCTTCCAGTTCTATCAAAGAAGTCACAACTTTATTGGCATTTTTTTGGGCAATGCCAAAAAACAGCTGCATCATCTTTTCCCGGACATCATTTTTGACCCGGCCCATCATGCCAAAATCATAAAAGATCAACGAGCCGTCCGGGTTAACCGCAATATTGCCCGGATGGGGGTCAGCATGAAAGAAGCCATCAGTGAGGAGTTGATGCAAGTATGCTTTAGCACCGAGATTTGCCAATTCCTTGCGATCTAAACCGGCAGCCTCCAGCGCTTCGTAGTGACTGATCTTAATCCCTGGCATATATTCCAGAGTCAGAACCCTAGGCGAAGTGTAGCGCCAATAGACACGCGGCACCTGCACCCAGTTCTCATCGCGGAAGTTGCGCCGAAAAGTATCCGCGTTGCGCCCTTCGCTGAGATAATCGATTTCCTCATAGAGAATCTTGCAGCACTCGTCATAGATTCCCATCCAATCCTTACCTCTGCCCCAGTCTGGATGGTTTTGAAAGTAACGAGCAATTCCCTTAGCGATATCTAAATCGATTCCGAACAGCCGGCGTAGTCCAGCGCGTTGCACCTTAACCACAACCTCTTCCCCGGAGTGCAAGTACGCCTTGTGTACCTGTCCCAGACTTGCGGCTGCCAAAGGAACCGGGTCAAAAGTTTTGAAGAGCGTCGCTATTGGCTTCCCTAAGTCTTGCTCAATAATTCGCTCCACCTTCTCATAACTAAAAGCCGGCACCTTATCTTGCAGCTTAGTGAGTTCTTCAACATACTCACCGGGAATAATATCGGCACGCGTCGAAAATAACTGTCCCAGCTTGATAAAAGTTGGCCCCAACTCCAAGAGCGACTCGCGAATCCAGATAGCTTGGGCGCGGCGTCTGGCAATCCGTTTAGGTTCCGTCATGCCACCTGGATAACTCCAAGCTTTGCTATCGCGCCACAAAGTGAACATAAACAACAGAAAAAACGTCCAGATTTCGACAAAGCGCCGTTTGTGGGAGTAATCTTCGCGGCTCCAGCGGT is part of the Microcoleus sp. FACHB-68 genome and harbors:
- a CDS encoding AarF/ABC1/UbiB kinase family protein; protein product: MAWPPVLGKANKDKAYRWSREDYSHKRRFVEIWTFFLLFMFTLWRDSKAWSYPGGMTEPKRIARRRAQAIWIRESLLELGPTFIKLGQLFSTRADIIPGEYVEELTKLQDKVPAFSYEKVERIIEQDLGKPIATLFKTFDPVPLAAASLGQVHKAYLHSGEEVVVKVQRAGLRRLFGIDLDIAKGIARYFQNHPDWGRGKDWMGIYDECCKILYEEIDYLSEGRNADTFRRNFRDENWVQVPRVYWRYTSPRVLTLEYMPGIKISHYEALEAAGLDRKELANLGAKAYLHQLLTDGFFHADPHPGNIAVNPDGSLIFYDFGMMGRVKNDVREKMMQLFFGIAQKNANKVVTSLIELEALSPMDDMGPVRRSIQYMLDHFMDQPFENQSVADITDDLYEIAYDQPFRFPATFTFVMRAFSTLEGVGKGLDPDFNFMEVAKPFAMQIMTNGNSSDRSSFLDELGRQAAQVSSTALGLPGRIDDTIEKLERGDLRIRVRSTETDRAIRRLSSMHLATNYALLIGAFTLSATILLVNNYVWLALVVALVATVLAVTLIRLLMRVDRFDRMS